The following are encoded together in the Streptomyces sp. NBC_00341 genome:
- a CDS encoding CoA ester lyase, with the protein MTATIPLTWLYVPGDRPDVVRKARASGADVVIVDLEDAVAPDRKEYARAATAELLSEPADAGAAPLHVRVHTEADVTALAGLPGLAELRLPKITHAASVHHLAALAPGVALCPLLESALGIEHAYSVAAAHPQVRSIALGEADLRADLGVHDDTGLDWSRSRAVVACRAAGLAPPTQSVFPDVRDLDGLWASCAHGRALGFLGRAAIHPRQLPVIERAFRPTPQEIEAAQEIVEAARVEAGALALPDGRFVDAAVVASAHRTLALAGRTVVSGPR; encoded by the coding sequence GTGACCGCGACGATCCCCCTCACCTGGCTGTACGTCCCCGGGGACCGGCCGGACGTGGTGCGCAAGGCCCGTGCGTCGGGGGCGGACGTGGTCATCGTGGACCTGGAGGACGCGGTCGCCCCGGACCGCAAGGAGTACGCGCGGGCGGCCACCGCGGAGCTCCTCTCCGAACCCGCGGACGCCGGCGCGGCGCCGCTCCACGTCCGGGTCCACACCGAGGCCGACGTCACGGCCCTGGCCGGGCTGCCGGGCCTCGCGGAACTGCGGCTACCGAAGATCACGCACGCGGCCTCCGTCCATCACCTCGCGGCGCTGGCCCCCGGGGTCGCGCTCTGCCCGCTGCTGGAGTCGGCGCTCGGCATCGAGCACGCGTACTCGGTGGCCGCCGCCCATCCCCAGGTCCGGTCCATCGCGCTGGGCGAGGCGGACCTCCGGGCCGACCTCGGGGTGCACGACGACACGGGGCTCGACTGGTCGCGCAGCCGGGCGGTGGTCGCGTGCCGGGCGGCCGGGCTGGCCCCGCCGACCCAGTCGGTGTTCCCGGACGTCCGGGACCTGGACGGACTGTGGGCTTCCTGCGCGCACGGCCGGGCGCTGGGGTTCCTGGGCCGGGCGGCGATCCATCCCCGGCAGCTCCCGGTGATCGAGCGGGCGTTCCGGCCGACACCGCAGGAGATCGAGGCGGCGCAGGAGATCGTCGAGGCGGCCCGCGTGGAGGCGGGTGCGCTGGCCCTGCCGGACGGCCGTTTCGTGGACGCGGCGGTGGTGGCCTCGGCCCACCGCACGCTGGCCCTGGCCGGGCGCACGGTGGTATCCGGCCCACGCTGA
- a CDS encoding ADP-ribosylglycohydrolase family protein has protein sequence MTGTDRRARIEGLLLGLAAGDAAGWPAARHRAARMPEWTRRLTRELDTFAEQNATTTLPVPIALNQPPEPLRLGPSDDAEWAAFAAGTVLTSAAGPLHGLSPGRRMRAAVDVAWNALAAEVAAAAARAPEVESAVLPLRARISVRAGLGNLAAGLRPPATGHDNPHYFDDAACVRAAVLAVVHPGDPAAAADLAEFDARYTQDGDGVHGARAMAAAIAQALDGADVDTAVNAALAQLPEGTEIARNAAHAVRIARDFAGEAAGAFALVPVLEHQIVDHVYSYGIAAAETVPVALALATAARGEIAQAVPSAACLSRVADSAPALAGALTGALGGIATVPDGWREACRTLAGCALPRFAGTDLLELAGLLADTEPALPGGQFGHDIHRAPGAHEVRTAHDTHGAHAR, from the coding sequence GTGACCGGCACCGACCGCCGCGCCCGGATCGAGGGGCTGCTCCTCGGGCTGGCCGCCGGGGACGCCGCCGGCTGGCCGGCCGCGCGGCACCGGGCGGCCCGGATGCCGGAGTGGACCCGGCGCCTCACCCGCGAGCTGGACACCTTCGCCGAGCAGAACGCGACCACCACGCTGCCCGTCCCCATCGCCCTCAACCAGCCGCCTGAGCCGCTGCGGCTCGGTCCCTCCGACGACGCCGAATGGGCGGCGTTCGCGGCCGGGACCGTGCTGACCTCGGCGGCGGGCCCGCTGCACGGCCTCTCCCCCGGCCGCCGGATGCGGGCGGCGGTGGACGTCGCCTGGAACGCGCTGGCCGCCGAGGTCGCCGCGGCCGCCGCACGGGCGCCGGAGGTCGAGTCGGCGGTCCTGCCGTTGCGGGCCCGGATCTCGGTACGGGCCGGGCTCGGCAACCTCGCCGCCGGGCTGCGTCCGCCCGCCACCGGCCACGACAACCCGCACTACTTCGACGACGCGGCGTGTGTGCGGGCCGCCGTGCTGGCCGTCGTCCACCCCGGCGATCCGGCGGCGGCGGCCGATCTCGCGGAGTTCGACGCGCGCTACACCCAGGACGGCGACGGGGTGCACGGCGCGCGGGCGATGGCCGCCGCGATCGCGCAGGCGCTCGACGGGGCGGACGTGGACACGGCGGTGAACGCCGCGCTGGCCCAGCTCCCGGAAGGCACCGAGATCGCCCGCAACGCCGCCCACGCGGTCCGGATCGCCCGCGACTTCGCCGGAGAGGCGGCCGGCGCCTTCGCCCTCGTCCCGGTGCTGGAGCACCAGATCGTGGACCACGTCTACAGCTACGGGATCGCCGCGGCCGAGACCGTCCCGGTCGCCCTCGCCCTGGCCACCGCCGCCCGGGGCGAGATCGCGCAGGCCGTACCGTCCGCCGCCTGCCTGTCCCGGGTCGCCGATTCGGCACCGGCCCTGGCCGGCGCGCTGACGGGCGCGCTCGGCGGTATCGCCACCGTGCCGGACGGCTGGCGCGAGGCCTGCCGCACCCTCGCGGGGTGCGCGCTGCCCCGTTTCGCGGGCACGGATCTGCTGGAACTCGCCGGGCTGCTGGCAGACACGGAACCGGCGCTCCCGGGTGGACAATTCGGACATGACATCCACCGCGCCCCCGGCGCCCACGAGGTCCGCACCGCCCACGACACCCACGGCGCTCACGCTCGATGA
- a CDS encoding VIT1/CCC1 transporter family protein, whose translation MSIIETDAVLHEAHRDNHTHRDVNGGWLRPAVFGAMDGLVSNLALMTGVAGGDVSHRTIVITGLAGLAAGAFSMAAGEYTSVASQRELVEAELDVERRELRKHPLDEERELAELYESRGVDSALAREVARQLSRDPEQALEIHAREELGIDPGDLPSPLVAAVSSFGAFALGALLPLLPYLLGADALWPAVLLALVGLFGCGAVVARVTARSWWFSGLRQLVLGGAAAALTYGLGMLFGVAVGG comes from the coding sequence GTGTCCATCATCGAGACCGACGCCGTACTGCACGAGGCGCACCGGGACAACCACACCCACCGCGATGTGAACGGTGGCTGGCTGCGGCCGGCGGTCTTCGGCGCCATGGACGGTCTCGTCTCGAACCTCGCCCTGATGACCGGCGTCGCGGGCGGTGATGTCTCGCACCGCACGATCGTGATCACCGGTCTTGCCGGACTGGCCGCCGGGGCCTTCTCGATGGCGGCCGGCGAGTACACCTCCGTCGCCTCGCAACGTGAGCTGGTGGAGGCCGAACTCGACGTCGAGCGGCGGGAGTTGCGCAAGCATCCGCTGGACGAGGAGCGGGAGCTCGCGGAGCTCTACGAGTCCCGGGGTGTCGACTCCGCTCTCGCCCGCGAGGTCGCCCGGCAGCTGTCGCGCGACCCGGAGCAGGCCCTGGAGATCCACGCCCGCGAGGAGCTCGGCATCGACCCGGGCGACCTGCCCTCGCCGCTCGTCGCCGCCGTCTCCTCCTTCGGAGCCTTCGCGCTGGGCGCCCTGCTGCCCCTGCTGCCGTACCTGCTCGGCGCGGACGCGCTGTGGCCGGCGGTGCTGCTGGCCCTTGTCGGGCTCTTCGGTTGCGGCGCGGTGGTCGCCCGGGTCACGGCCCGCAGCTGGTGGTTCAGCGGACTGCGGCAGCTGGTGCTCGGCGGCGCGGCGGCGGCGCTCACCTACGGCCTGGGCATGCTGTTCGGCGTCGCCGTCGGCGGCTGA
- a CDS encoding CoA transferase: protein MTGPAAAPLTGLRVIDLATLFAGPLCATMLGDYGAEVIKVEHPGRPDPSRGHGPTKDGIGLWWKLLGRNKRTMTLDLSGAGGRDILLRLAADTDVIIENFRPGTLERWGLGWEELHAVNPRLVLARVTGFGQFGPYAHRPGFGTLAEAMSGFAAITGEPDGPPTLPPFGLADSIAAIATAFAVTTALAARERTGEGQVVDLAIIEPILTVLGPQPLWYDQLGYVQPRTGNRSRNNAPRNTYRTSDDQWVAVSTSAQSIAERVMRLVGRAELIDEPWFGSGTTRAEHCEELDEAVGNWIARHTRDDAISAFEKAEAAIAPIHDIRDVMEDPQYRALDSVTEVDDPELGPLRMQNVLFRLSATPGAIRWAGRPHGADTEEILTGLGLSGAEISALRAERVL from the coding sequence ATGACCGGGCCCGCGGCAGCGCCGCTGACCGGGCTGCGGGTCATCGACCTGGCCACGCTCTTCGCCGGGCCGCTGTGCGCCACGATGCTCGGTGACTACGGCGCCGAGGTGATCAAGGTCGAGCATCCGGGCCGCCCCGACCCGTCCCGGGGCCACGGCCCCACTAAGGACGGCATCGGGCTGTGGTGGAAACTGCTCGGCCGCAACAAGCGCACCATGACCCTCGATCTGTCCGGGGCCGGTGGGCGCGACATCCTGCTGCGGCTCGCCGCGGACACCGATGTGATCATCGAGAACTTCCGGCCGGGCACGCTGGAGCGGTGGGGGCTCGGCTGGGAGGAGCTGCACGCCGTCAACCCCCGGCTGGTGCTGGCCAGGGTCACCGGCTTCGGACAGTTCGGCCCGTACGCGCACCGGCCCGGTTTCGGGACGCTCGCGGAGGCGATGAGCGGATTCGCGGCGATCACCGGGGAGCCGGACGGGCCGCCGACGCTGCCTCCGTTCGGGCTGGCCGACTCGATCGCGGCGATCGCCACGGCGTTCGCGGTGACGACCGCGCTGGCCGCGCGGGAACGCACCGGTGAGGGGCAGGTCGTCGACCTGGCGATCATCGAACCGATCCTGACTGTGCTCGGCCCGCAGCCCCTCTGGTACGACCAGCTCGGCTACGTCCAGCCGCGCACCGGCAACCGTTCGCGCAACAACGCCCCGCGCAACACCTACCGCACCTCGGACGATCAGTGGGTGGCCGTCTCCACCTCCGCGCAGTCCATCGCGGAGCGGGTGATGCGCCTGGTGGGACGGGCGGAGCTGATCGACGAGCCGTGGTTCGGCTCGGGCACCACCCGCGCCGAGCACTGCGAGGAGCTCGACGAGGCGGTCGGCAACTGGATCGCCCGGCACACCAGGGACGACGCGATCTCCGCGTTCGAGAAGGCGGAGGCCGCCATCGCGCCCATCCACGACATCCGCGACGTGATGGAGGACCCGCAGTACCGGGCACTGGACTCCGTCACCGAGGTCGACGACCCCGAGCTGGGACCGCTGCGGATGCAGAACGTCCTGTTCCGGCTCTCCGCGACCCCGGGGGCGATCCGCTGGGCGGGACGGCCGCACGGCGCGGACACCGAGGAGATCCTCACCGGGCTCGGGCTGAGCGGCGCGGAGATCTCGGCGCTGCGGGCGGAGCGTGTCCTGTGA
- a CDS encoding ADP-ribosylglycohydrolase family protein, whose translation MTSTAPPAPTRSAPPTTPTALTLDERIAGALVGAAVGDALGGPVEGRPPEQIVARHGGRITGVVGPWDGDDWRTARPIAPYHKGDGHVTDDTLMTHALVRVYGKVRGHLDAYSVAEHLVPELISNPRWIPELEAEALPLQRVFLAEKWIVARLHYGHVDPREAGSGNIVNCGAAMYMAPVGLVNAAHPQAAYAEALDVAGAHQSSYGREAAGVFAAAVAAACVPGATPTSVIETCLSLAKDGTRAAIDAVCETAVGYRDFESALAPLREAVAPFDTVGPDYRAPSLGARRPSRLHAIEELPVALGMLLVGDGDYRRTVLGSVNYGRDCDSIATMSGAVAGALHGEGSIPADWVSTVAGASRLDLHAPARTLAEVAREVFAHDTARRRAHENAFAALAGTP comes from the coding sequence ATGACATCCACCGCGCCCCCGGCGCCCACGAGGTCCGCACCGCCCACGACACCCACGGCGCTCACGCTCGATGAACGGATCGCGGGCGCGCTCGTCGGCGCCGCCGTCGGTGACGCGCTCGGCGGCCCGGTCGAGGGACGGCCCCCCGAGCAGATCGTGGCCCGGCACGGCGGGCGGATCACCGGCGTCGTCGGCCCCTGGGACGGCGACGACTGGCGGACCGCCCGCCCCATCGCCCCGTACCACAAGGGCGACGGGCACGTCACCGACGACACCTTGATGACCCATGCGCTGGTCCGGGTGTACGGCAAGGTGCGCGGCCATCTCGACGCGTACTCGGTCGCGGAGCACCTGGTACCGGAGCTGATCTCGAACCCCCGCTGGATTCCGGAGCTGGAGGCGGAGGCGCTGCCGCTCCAGCGGGTCTTCCTCGCCGAGAAGTGGATCGTCGCCCGGCTGCACTACGGCCACGTCGACCCGCGCGAGGCGGGCTCCGGGAACATCGTCAACTGCGGTGCCGCGATGTACATGGCGCCGGTCGGCCTGGTGAACGCCGCCCATCCGCAGGCCGCCTACGCCGAGGCGCTGGATGTCGCGGGCGCCCACCAGTCCTCGTACGGGAGGGAGGCGGCCGGAGTGTTCGCGGCCGCCGTCGCCGCGGCCTGCGTCCCGGGGGCGACGCCCACGAGCGTCATCGAGACGTGTCTGTCGCTCGCCAAGGACGGCACCCGGGCGGCGATCGACGCGGTCTGCGAAACGGCCGTCGGGTACCGGGACTTCGAATCCGCCCTCGCCCCGCTGCGGGAAGCCGTCGCCCCCTTCGACACCGTGGGGCCCGACTACCGCGCCCCCTCGCTCGGTGCCCGCCGCCCCTCCCGGCTGCACGCCATCGAGGAACTCCCCGTCGCACTCGGCATGCTGCTCGTCGGGGACGGGGACTACCGGCGTACGGTCCTGGGCTCCGTCAACTACGGGCGGGACTGCGACTCGATCGCCACCATGAGCGGTGCCGTCGCGGGCGCCCTGCACGGCGAGGGCTCGATCCCCGCCGACTGGGTGAGCACGGTCGCCGGAGCCAGCCGCCTCGATCTGCACGCCCCGGCCCGGACCCTGGCCGAGGTCGCCCGCGAGGTCTTCGCACACGACACGGCCCGCCGCCGCGCCCATGAGAACGCCTTCGCCGCGCTGGCCGGCACGCCATGA
- the rbsK gene encoding ribokinase yields the protein MTRVAVLGSTNMDLVAYTERAPERGQTVTGREFRTVPGGKGANQAVAAARAGGDVMMIGAVGNDEYGLRLRENLEHSGVDTDLLHTAEGPSGTAHIVVDAKGSNAIVVIPGANGAVTALGPGEIAAVAEADLLLLQLELPLSAVIEGARAGHAQGVRVLLTPSPVQELPDELLDCVDLLIPNEHEAAELSGHTEPHAAAEVLLSHVPAVLITLGSKGCLYAARGSTAVHFPAPDVSAVDTTGAGDTFVGALAVAIGEGRPVPQAVAWASSAAALCVQKPGASTSMPYRSEIDAA from the coding sequence ATGACCAGAGTCGCGGTGCTCGGCAGCACCAATATGGACCTCGTGGCCTACACAGAGCGGGCCCCGGAGCGCGGACAGACCGTCACCGGACGGGAGTTCCGCACCGTGCCCGGCGGCAAGGGGGCCAACCAGGCGGTCGCCGCCGCCCGCGCCGGCGGTGACGTGATGATGATCGGCGCCGTCGGAAACGACGAGTACGGCCTCCGGCTGCGGGAGAACCTGGAGCACTCGGGCGTCGACACCGATCTGCTGCACACCGCCGAGGGACCCAGCGGTACCGCGCACATCGTGGTGGACGCCAAGGGTTCCAACGCCATCGTCGTCATCCCCGGCGCCAACGGCGCCGTCACCGCGCTCGGTCCGGGCGAGATCGCCGCCGTCGCCGAAGCCGATCTGCTGCTGCTCCAGCTGGAGCTGCCGCTGTCCGCCGTGATCGAGGGGGCGCGGGCCGGTCACGCCCAGGGGGTCCGCGTGCTCCTCACCCCGTCGCCCGTACAGGAGCTGCCCGACGAACTCCTGGACTGCGTCGACCTGCTGATCCCCAATGAGCACGAGGCGGCCGAGCTGTCCGGACACACAGAACCGCACGCGGCGGCGGAGGTCCTGCTCAGCCATGTGCCGGCGGTCCTCATCACGCTCGGCTCGAAGGGCTGCCTGTACGCGGCCCGGGGCAGCACCGCCGTCCACTTCCCCGCCCCCGACGTCAGCGCCGTCGACACCACGGGCGCCGGCGACACCTTCGTCGGCGCGCTCGCGGTGGCCATCGGTGAGGGCCGGCCGGTGCCGCAGGCCGTCGCCTGGGCCTCTTCGGCCGCCGCGCTCTGCGTGCAGAAGCCCGGCGCCTCGACGTCCATGCCGTACCGCAGCGAAATCGACGCCGCATGA
- a CDS encoding ADP-ribosylglycohydrolase family protein, translated as MTTTVRATWVQPEDLVGHELRQAAQDGRDARDIERRWYEAGGSPAPERAGASEYPAPPGLRAVAGRLLDELALLESPSADDEPTGLDAIRAACPRWPLPRTGPSGVDRERLHAAWLGRAAGCLLGKPVEKLPLEGIRALARATGNWPLATWFTARGLPPELAATYPWNRRSAATSLAENIDGMPEDDDLNHPLLALVLLRRHGRSFTTADLARLWLDELPAGRTFTAERVAYRNLLDGIEPPDTASYRNPFREWIGAQIRADVHGWTHPGDPAAAAEQAHRDAVLTHTGNGVYGAMFTAAALAEAAGGEADVHGCLATGLRVVPPRSRFARAVRDGVAAAHGAADFDSVVDRLHSLYGHYHWVHVLPNAALLAAALTHADGDFSGSICRAVSGGWDTDSNGATAGSLAGLLAGRPEALPDRWTTPLKNRLATSVPGFDSVGFDTLAELTHRLTHQEVLRP; from the coding sequence ATGACCACCACCGTGCGGGCCACCTGGGTGCAGCCGGAGGACCTGGTCGGACACGAACTGCGGCAGGCCGCGCAGGACGGGCGGGACGCCCGGGACATCGAGCGCCGGTGGTACGAGGCCGGCGGATCGCCCGCCCCGGAGCGGGCGGGCGCCTCCGAGTACCCCGCGCCACCCGGACTGCGCGCGGTCGCCGGCCGGCTGCTGGACGAACTCGCCCTGCTGGAATCGCCGTCGGCCGACGACGAGCCGACCGGCCTGGACGCGATCCGGGCCGCCTGCCCGCGCTGGCCGCTCCCCCGCACGGGCCCGTCCGGCGTGGACCGCGAACGGCTGCACGCGGCCTGGCTCGGACGGGCGGCGGGCTGCCTGCTCGGGAAACCGGTCGAGAAGCTGCCGTTGGAGGGCATCCGCGCACTGGCCCGCGCCACCGGGAACTGGCCGCTGGCCACCTGGTTCACCGCCAGGGGGCTGCCCCCTGAACTGGCCGCCACCTATCCCTGGAACCGGCGCTCCGCGGCCACCTCGCTCGCGGAGAACATCGACGGGATGCCGGAGGACGACGACCTCAACCACCCCCTTCTCGCACTGGTGCTGCTCCGGCGCCACGGCCGCTCGTTCACCACCGCAGACCTCGCCCGGCTCTGGCTGGACGAGCTTCCGGCGGGCCGGACGTTCACCGCGGAGCGGGTCGCGTACCGCAATCTGCTGGACGGAATCGAGCCGCCGGACACCGCCTCTTACCGCAATCCGTTCCGGGAGTGGATCGGTGCGCAGATCCGGGCCGACGTGCACGGCTGGACGCACCCCGGCGACCCGGCCGCCGCGGCGGAGCAGGCCCACCGGGACGCGGTCCTCACGCACACCGGGAACGGGGTGTACGGCGCCATGTTCACCGCCGCCGCCCTGGCGGAGGCGGCCGGCGGCGAGGCCGACGTGCACGGCTGCCTGGCTACCGGGCTCAGGGTCGTACCACCGAGATCGCGGTTCGCACGGGCGGTACGGGACGGAGTCGCGGCGGCCCATGGCGCCGCCGACTTCGACAGCGTCGTCGACCGCCTCCACTCCTTGTACGGCCACTACCACTGGGTGCACGTGCTGCCCAACGCGGCGCTGCTCGCCGCCGCGCTCACGCACGCCGACGGCGACTTCTCCGGCTCCATCTGCCGTGCGGTGTCCGGCGGCTGGGACACCGACTCCAACGGGGCGACCGCCGGTTCGCTCGCCGGACTGCTGGCCGGGCGGCCAGAAGCACTGCCCGACCGGTGGACCACACCGCTGAAGAACCGTCTCGCCACGTCCGTACCCGGTTTCGACTCGGTCGGCTTCGACACCCTCGCGGAGCTGACCCACCGGCTCACCCACCAGGAGGTACTCCGCCCATGA
- a CDS encoding ADP-ribosylglycohydrolase family protein: protein MELMAGNPAAPRTGGTRTDGARAAVRGAPAPGEPGPGETVRGATVHGDTARGAPADRARGSLLGLAVGDALGAPAENMRPSEIRRRWGRIEGFVSDDPAGTDDTEYAIFSGLLLARHGSALTVTHVERAWRLWIADLDEGPFRGAGFSERGTLENLRRGLAAPISAQHRHAWSDGLAMRAAPFGVFAAGRPAEAARLVAVDGRVSHEGEGIYGGQAVAAGVAAAMTGSGVTSVIAAALSVVPMDSWTARSLRRAVTAAQRPYPDRLTMERAVRSAVVVGGYPWTDLAPEAVGLAFGAFAAARGDFRTAVLTAVNMGRDADTTAAVAGALAGALHGARAIPAHWAAAIGPVRGSCLPSMRGYHVLDIAELLTPADAEADERVGQRPQDPGPGGGAPPPGEGTGRGLRDILDDAPAVRP, encoded by the coding sequence ATGGAGCTGATGGCGGGAAATCCGGCAGCGCCGCGGACGGGCGGCACACGGACGGACGGCGCGCGGGCCGCGGTACGAGGAGCGCCGGCCCCCGGCGAACCGGGCCCCGGCGAAACCGTCCGGGGCGCAACGGTCCACGGCGACACCGCCCGGGGCGCTCCGGCCGACCGGGCCAGGGGGTCGCTGCTGGGCCTCGCGGTCGGCGACGCGCTGGGCGCCCCGGCGGAGAACATGCGGCCCTCCGAGATCCGCCGCCGCTGGGGCCGGATCGAGGGCTTCGTGAGCGACGATCCGGCGGGCACCGACGACACGGAGTACGCGATCTTCTCCGGGCTGCTGCTGGCCCGGCACGGTTCGGCGCTGACCGTGACCCATGTCGAACGGGCCTGGCGGCTGTGGATCGCGGACCTGGACGAGGGGCCGTTCCGCGGTGCCGGTTTCAGCGAGCGCGGCACGCTGGAGAACCTGCGCCGGGGGCTCGCCGCCCCGATCTCCGCCCAGCACCGGCACGCCTGGAGCGACGGTCTGGCGATGCGGGCGGCACCGTTCGGCGTCTTCGCGGCGGGCAGGCCCGCGGAGGCGGCCCGGCTGGTCGCGGTGGACGGCCGGGTCAGCCATGAGGGCGAGGGCATCTACGGCGGCCAGGCGGTGGCGGCCGGGGTGGCGGCCGCCATGACCGGGTCCGGGGTCACCTCCGTGATCGCCGCCGCGCTCTCCGTCGTACCGATGGACTCCTGGACGGCGCGTTCGCTGCGCCGCGCGGTGACCGCCGCCCAGCGCCCGTACCCGGACCGGCTCACGATGGAGCGCGCGGTGCGCTCGGCCGTGGTCGTCGGCGGCTACCCGTGGACGGACCTGGCGCCGGAGGCGGTCGGGCTGGCCTTCGGGGCGTTCGCCGCGGCGCGCGGCGACTTCCGTACGGCGGTGCTGACCGCGGTCAACATGGGCCGCGACGCCGACACCACGGCCGCGGTGGCGGGCGCGCTGGCCGGGGCGCTGCACGGGGCCCGGGCCATTCCGGCGCACTGGGCGGCGGCGATCGGCCCGGTCCGGGGCAGCTGCCTGCCCTCGATGCGCGGCTACCACGTCCTGGACATCGCGGAACTCCTCACCCCGGCAGACGCCGAGGCGGACGAACGGGTCGGGCAACGGCCCCAGGACCCCGGACCCGGCGGCGGGGCGCCCCCTCCCGGTGAAGGCACCGGGAGGGGCCTCCGCGACATCCTCGACGACGCACCGGCGGTGCGCCCGTGA